Proteins encoded by one window of Cylindrospermum stagnale PCC 7417:
- the rlmD gene encoding 23S rRNA (uracil(1939)-C(5))-methyltransferase RlmD — translation MTNIVWRQGELIEVAISDLSDTGDGVGRFENRVVFVPDTVPGDRVIVRLVNVKPQYANSTLQQILQPSPHRIRPGCIVADKCGGCQWQHIDYQYQLIAKRNQVIQALERIGGFVQPPVDLVLVAASPLGYRNKATYPFGISATGQVQAGYYQKSSHQLINLNQCPVQDARLNPILAEVKQDIQRQGWSIYDERRHQGQIRHLGLRIGRGTGEILLTLVVKDWNLPGIEAVAIEWLKRYPHLVGVSLNRNGDRTNAIFGSETRCVAGVPGLREKFAHLEFLVRPDTFFQVSTETTEALLQVIQSQLNLQGHEVLVDAYCGIGTLTLPLAKQVRHATGLEVQPAAVEQAILNAQHNGIENVTFQVGAVEKILPNLGIIPDVVLLDPPRKGCDRAVIETLRKLKPSQIVYVSCKVATLARDLKILCGEGLYAITRVQPADFFPQTSHVEAAAFLALSPNHKGA, via the coding sequence ATGACTAATATAGTTTGGCGACAGGGTGAATTAATCGAAGTGGCGATTTCTGATTTGAGTGACACTGGTGATGGAGTGGGTCGCTTTGAGAATCGCGTAGTATTTGTCCCGGATACGGTACCAGGCGATCGCGTTATTGTCCGACTGGTAAATGTCAAACCGCAATATGCCAACAGCACGCTCCAGCAAATATTGCAACCATCCCCTCATCGTATCCGACCCGGTTGTATTGTGGCTGATAAATGTGGTGGTTGCCAGTGGCAGCATATTGATTATCAGTACCAGCTAATAGCCAAGCGTAATCAAGTGATCCAAGCTTTGGAACGCATTGGTGGTTTTGTTCAACCGCCAGTAGATCTAGTGCTGGTGGCTGCTTCACCGCTGGGCTATCGAAATAAAGCTACCTATCCTTTTGGCATCTCCGCTACGGGTCAGGTACAAGCTGGTTACTACCAAAAAAGTAGTCACCAATTAATTAACTTGAATCAATGCCCAGTACAAGATGCTCGCTTAAATCCCATACTTGCCGAAGTTAAGCAGGATATCCAACGGCAAGGTTGGTCAATTTACGACGAACGACGTCACCAAGGGCAAATTCGCCATCTCGGTTTACGCATTGGCCGGGGTACAGGTGAAATTTTGCTGACGTTAGTGGTCAAGGACTGGAATTTACCGGGGATTGAAGCCGTAGCAATTGAGTGGTTAAAACGCTATCCCCATTTGGTGGGAGTTTCACTGAATCGGAATGGCGATCGCACAAATGCCATTTTTGGCAGCGAAACTCGTTGCGTTGCTGGAGTTCCCGGACTGCGGGAAAAATTCGCTCACCTGGAATTTCTTGTCCGCCCAGATACATTTTTCCAGGTTTCTACAGAAACGACAGAGGCACTATTGCAAGTAATTCAGTCACAACTGAATCTTCAAGGGCATGAGGTGCTAGTCGATGCCTACTGCGGCATTGGCACTTTAACTTTGCCTCTGGCTAAACAAGTACGTCATGCTACGGGTTTGGAAGTACAACCAGCAGCGGTGGAACAGGCAATTCTCAATGCTCAACATAATGGCATTGAAAATGTGACATTCCAAGTCGGGGCTGTGGAGAAAATTCTCCCAAATCTGGGCATTATACCAGATGTGGTATTACTTGATCCGCCACGCAAGGGATGCGATCGCGCTGTAATTGAAACTTTACGAAAATTGAAACCATCTCAGATAGTTTACGTCAGTTGTAAAGTAGCCACCCTTGCCCGTGACCTCAAAATCCTTTGTGGAGAGGGACTGTACGCTATTACACGGGTACAACCCGCTGATTTTTTTCCCCAAACGTCCCATGTCGAAGCTGCTGCCTTTCTGGCGCTATCACCGAACCACAAGGGGGCTTAA
- a CDS encoding allophycocyanin subunit alpha-B produces the protein MTVISQVILKADDELRYPSSGELKNIKDFLETGVQRTRIAASLAENEKKIVQEATKQLWQKRPDFISPGGNAYGERQRSLCIRDFGWYLRLITYGVLAGDKEPIEKIGLIGVREMYNSLGVPVPGMVEAINSLKKASLDLLSAEDATQAAPYFDYIIQAMS, from the coding sequence ATGACTGTCATTAGCCAAGTTATTCTCAAAGCTGACGATGAACTCCGTTATCCCAGCAGTGGCGAACTCAAGAATATCAAAGACTTCTTGGAAACAGGTGTACAGCGGACACGGATTGCTGCTAGCCTCGCTGAGAACGAAAAAAAGATCGTTCAGGAAGCAACCAAGCAGCTTTGGCAGAAGCGTCCTGACTTTATCTCGCCAGGTGGCAATGCTTACGGAGAGCGTCAACGTTCTCTATGCATCCGTGATTTTGGCTGGTACTTACGCCTGATTACCTACGGCGTGCTTGCTGGTGACAAAGAACCAATTGAAAAAATTGGTTTGATCGGCGTGCGGGAAATGTACAACTCACTTGGTGTTCCTGTACCGGGAATGGTAGAAGCAATCAATTCCCTGAAAAAAGCCTCCCTTGATTTACTGAGCGCAGAAGATGCTACCCAAGCAGCACCTTACTTTGATTACATCATTCAAGCGATGTCTTAA
- a CDS encoding DUF4335 domain-containing protein — MNIQRKYSLPNCTLLLEGLSDVTKAAHFQELRPELSILVNAECYLSSYSQPLAGGREFFESLVRAVSAYAQEFLSNVPNPQAHNQESELVELQKINSNRHRLIVHSEIAPEGFESNPNYSKQPPVQIDLNTVQLFDLVEAVDQFFADTQTLPELSLELQTVTRRYSGTSQALIKQAVPAAVGVSSLAAAAFAFSLIPAPQVRPPEIKPDEQASTTAPNVTPSPSAAAIPTPTTAPTEAAIPTPTTAPTEAAIPTPTITPIAAVTPIPSTAPATAATPVVRDLEALLTTVPEIADPSQLRALNRQVYNKIHPAWNNRSGFAQDLVYRLGVAADGEIVGYKAVNQGANEAIGQTPLPNLLYNPANRPPIANEAIAQFRVVFTKQGVLEVSPWRGYAKTPQVIGAKIADTNVVKDLNQKLYGTVRQSWSGTPTFTRDLKYRVAVNKDSVIADYEPLNQVAFDYFRETPLPKMFQAIYGSNVAAPNNKDALAHFQVVFKPNGTLEVTPWQGYR, encoded by the coding sequence ATGAATATCCAACGTAAGTACAGTTTACCTAATTGTACGCTGCTTTTAGAAGGGTTAAGCGATGTCACCAAGGCTGCACACTTTCAGGAACTGCGCCCGGAACTGTCTATATTGGTAAATGCAGAATGCTATTTATCTAGCTATAGTCAACCCCTAGCAGGAGGGCGGGAATTTTTTGAAAGTTTGGTGAGGGCGGTTAGTGCTTATGCCCAAGAATTTTTGAGCAACGTCCCGAATCCGCAAGCCCATAACCAGGAATCAGAACTTGTGGAGTTGCAGAAAATTAACAGCAACCGACACAGGCTGATCGTGCATTCGGAAATTGCACCAGAGGGTTTTGAGTCCAACCCTAACTATAGTAAACAGCCCCCCGTTCAAATTGACTTGAATACGGTACAGTTGTTTGATTTAGTGGAAGCAGTGGATCAGTTTTTCGCTGATACTCAAACCTTACCAGAGTTATCACTAGAACTACAAACAGTTACCAGACGCTATAGCGGCACTAGTCAAGCCTTAATCAAGCAGGCGGTACCTGCTGCTGTGGGAGTGTCGAGTCTAGCAGCAGCAGCATTCGCCTTTAGCTTGATTCCCGCTCCCCAAGTGCGTCCACCAGAGATCAAGCCAGATGAGCAGGCTAGCACTACAGCACCCAACGTCACTCCTTCTCCATCAGCTGCGGCAATCCCCACACCGACAACAGCACCCACAGAGGCGGCAATCCCCACACCGACAACAGCACCCACAGAGGCGGCAATTCCCACACCGACGATAACACCCATAGCTGCTGTAACACCTATACCGTCAACAGCACCCGCAACTGCCGCAACGCCTGTAGTTAGAGATTTAGAAGCACTTTTAACTACGGTTCCCGAAATTGCTGACCCGTCCCAGCTGCGTGCATTGAATCGCCAAGTGTATAACAAAATTCATCCAGCTTGGAATAATCGCTCAGGATTCGCACAGGATTTGGTCTATCGTTTGGGTGTGGCTGCGGATGGTGAAATCGTCGGTTATAAAGCAGTGAATCAAGGGGCGAATGAAGCAATAGGGCAAACTCCTCTGCCTAATCTCCTTTACAATCCTGCTAACCGCCCTCCTATTGCCAATGAAGCGATCGCACAATTCCGAGTAGTCTTTACTAAACAAGGTGTACTAGAAGTTAGCCCTTGGCGGGGTTACGCCAAGACACCGCAGGTGATTGGGGCAAAAATCGCAGACACCAACGTGGTCAAAGATTTAAACCAAAAGCTTTATGGTACAGTTCGCCAAAGCTGGAGTGGCACTCCCACCTTTACACGAGATTTGAAGTACCGAGTAGCGGTGAATAAAGATAGCGTCATCGCTGACTATGAGCCACTCAACCAAGTCGCCTTTGACTATTTTCGGGAAACACCCTTACCGAAGATGTTCCAAGCCATTTATGGCTCAAATGTAGCTGCCCCCAATAACAAGGACGCTCTCGCCCACTTCCAAGTGGTATTTAAGCCTAACGGCACACTGGAAGTTACCCCTTGGCAGGGATATCGGTAA
- a CDS encoding DUF3038 domain-containing protein has protein sequence MNVSASLTPFNSPTSPALPMILDTLPDPAIAGQGCPRRTRLQIDLILLAIEALELGGSEAILGFAQELELKEIIKDRVNLWRMRSSNPLRRAHIRRPLTILEAKALVVIACYIARRLTVVIRQLLMIYQQLYEKQIPPEQNLRLSSYLERFRAHFKSRMNARRSGLLALNSDEKLDELAINLLGQLLFCTGTAGMQRFWIGLFDGEVE, from the coding sequence ATGAATGTCTCCGCAAGTTTAACGCCGTTCAACAGTCCAACATCCCCAGCATTACCGATGATTCTGGACACCCTACCAGATCCGGCGATCGCCGGACAGGGATGTCCTCGGAGAACTAGGTTGCAAATTGACCTGATTTTACTGGCAATTGAAGCTTTAGAACTTGGTGGTTCTGAAGCCATCCTCGGTTTTGCCCAGGAGTTGGAACTGAAAGAAATTATTAAAGACAGAGTGAATTTATGGCGGATGCGTAGCTCGAACCCTCTACGCAGAGCGCATATCCGCCGCCCCTTAACCATCTTGGAAGCAAAAGCTCTGGTAGTCATTGCTTGCTACATAGCGCGGCGGTTAACGGTTGTCATCCGTCAGCTACTAATGATATATCAACAATTGTATGAAAAGCAGATTCCACCAGAACAGAATTTGCGGTTATCTAGTTACCTAGAACGGTTTAGAGCGCATTTTAAGAGCCGGATGAATGCCCGACGTTCTGGTTTATTGGCATTAAATTCTGATGAAAAATTAGATGAACTAGCTATAAATTTATTAGGACAATTACTATTCTGTACCGGTACAGCTGGAATGCAGCGGTTCTGGATTGGTCTTTTTGACGGTGAAGTAGAATGA
- the purL gene encoding phosphoribosylformylglycinamidine synthase subunit PurL, with product MTATAKNPFSPQEIAAEGLKPEEYTEIVRRLGRHPNKAELGMFGVMWSEHCCYKNSRPLLKQFPTTGPRILVGPGENAGVVDLGDGLQLAFKIESHNHPSAVEPFQGAATGVGGILRDIFTMGARPIALLNSLRFGSLEDAKTQRLFSGVVAGISHYGNCVGVPTVGGEVYFDPAYSGNPLVNVMALGLMETPEIVKSGASGLGNPVLYVGSTTGRDGMGGASFASAELSDASIDNRPAVQVGDPFLEKSLIEACLEAFKTGAVVAAQDMGAAGITCSTSEMAAKGGVGIELDLDKIPVRETGMVPYEYLLSESQERMLFVAHKGREQELIDIFHRWGLQAVVAGTVIAEPIVRILFQGGVAAEIPADALAENTPLYHRELLAEAPEYAQKAWQWTADSLPNCTAAGIEIGGSWQSWNDILLTLLDTPTIASKSWVYRQYDHQVQNNTVILPGGADAAVVRLRPLEGIQNSKFKIQNSISGVAATVDCNPRYVYLDPYEGAKAVVAEAARNLSCVGAEPLAVTDNLNFGSPEKPIGYWQLAEACRGLSEGCLELATPVTGGNVSLYNETLDGQGNPQPIYPTPVVGMVGLIPDLSKICGQGWQGVGDVIYLLGLPIAKSYPNLKSKIELGASEYLATIHGIVAGKPPRVDFDLERRVQKVCREGIRAGWVRSAHDSAEGGVAVALAESCLSGNLGAVINLEISANQSQRFDELLFGEGGGRILVSVASAQQEIWESYLQEHLGTEWHQLGTVTDAKAGMAIFTADNQTLIKVSIEDMSDRYSHAIARRLAIHTTTPQS from the coding sequence ATGACCGCCACCGCAAAAAATCCATTTTCTCCCCAAGAAATCGCCGCCGAAGGTCTCAAGCCAGAAGAATATACAGAAATTGTTCGACGGTTAGGGCGTCATCCCAACAAAGCTGAACTGGGAATGTTTGGGGTAATGTGGTCAGAACATTGCTGTTATAAAAATTCCCGACCTTTACTCAAACAGTTTCCCACAACAGGGCCCCGCATTCTCGTGGGTCCTGGTGAAAATGCCGGTGTTGTCGACTTAGGCGACGGACTACAACTAGCCTTTAAGATTGAATCCCACAACCATCCCTCAGCTGTCGAACCTTTCCAAGGTGCAGCCACAGGCGTAGGCGGAATTTTGAGAGATATCTTTACAATGGGTGCGCGTCCCATTGCCCTCTTAAACTCACTGCGCTTTGGTTCCCTAGAAGATGCCAAAACTCAACGGCTGTTTAGCGGTGTCGTGGCTGGCATCAGTCATTATGGTAACTGCGTTGGGGTGCCCACCGTTGGCGGTGAAGTTTATTTTGACCCTGCTTACTCCGGTAATCCCCTAGTGAACGTTATGGCCTTGGGATTGATGGAAACGCCTGAAATAGTCAAATCTGGGGCTTCTGGTCTAGGTAACCCGGTGCTATATGTTGGTTCCACCACCGGACGCGATGGCATGGGAGGGGCAAGTTTTGCCAGTGCAGAACTGAGTGATGCATCAATAGATAATCGTCCCGCTGTGCAAGTGGGTGACCCATTTTTAGAAAAGTCGTTAATTGAAGCTTGTCTAGAAGCTTTTAAGACTGGGGCTGTTGTCGCCGCCCAAGATATGGGGGCCGCTGGTATTACCTGTTCAACCTCAGAAATGGCTGCTAAAGGCGGTGTGGGTATTGAACTGGATTTAGATAAAATTCCAGTGCGGGAAACGGGGATGGTTCCCTATGAATACCTGCTTTCGGAATCTCAAGAAAGAATGTTGTTTGTAGCCCACAAGGGAAGAGAACAAGAGTTAATCGACATTTTCCACCGTTGGGGACTGCAAGCTGTTGTTGCTGGTACTGTGATTGCTGAACCTATCGTGAGAATTCTTTTTCAAGGTGGAGTCGCGGCGGAAATTCCTGCTGATGCTTTGGCAGAGAATACGCCGCTGTACCATCGGGAGTTATTAGCCGAAGCACCAGAATATGCCCAAAAAGCTTGGCAATGGACGGCTGATTCTTTGCCAAATTGCACGGCTGCGGGTATTGAAATTGGGGGAAGTTGGCAAAGTTGGAATGATATTTTATTAACTTTGCTAGATACGCCCACTATTGCTTCTAAAAGCTGGGTATATCGCCAGTATGACCATCAGGTGCAGAATAATACCGTAATCCTACCAGGGGGCGCAGATGCGGCTGTGGTGCGCTTACGTCCCCTTGAAGGAATTCAAAATTCAAAATTCAAAATTCAAAATTCAATATCTGGGGTGGCGGCGACGGTAGATTGTAATCCTCGCTATGTTTATCTTGACCCCTACGAGGGCGCTAAGGCAGTGGTGGCAGAAGCAGCCCGCAATCTTAGCTGTGTGGGTGCTGAACCTCTGGCGGTGACGGATAACTTGAATTTTGGTTCTCCCGAAAAACCGATTGGTTACTGGCAATTAGCTGAAGCTTGTCGCGGTTTGAGTGAAGGTTGTCTCGAATTGGCAACGCCAGTCACTGGGGGGAATGTCTCTCTGTACAATGAAACTCTTGATGGACAAGGCAATCCCCAACCAATTTATCCGACTCCTGTTGTGGGGATGGTGGGGTTAATTCCTGATTTAAGCAAAATTTGTGGACAAGGTTGGCAAGGGGTAGGCGATGTAATTTATCTGTTGGGATTGCCGATCGCCAAATCATATCCAAATCTAAAATCTAAAATTGAATTGGGAGCATCAGAATATTTAGCCACTATCCACGGGATTGTTGCGGGTAAACCGCCACGGGTGGATTTTGACTTAGAACGTCGGGTGCAAAAAGTCTGCCGTGAGGGTATTCGTGCTGGGTGGGTACGTTCAGCCCATGATAGCGCTGAGGGGGGAGTGGCTGTTGCTTTAGCCGAATCTTGCCTTTCTGGCAACTTAGGCGCCGTGATCAATTTAGAAATTTCCGCCAACCAGTCACAACGCTTTGATGAACTGCTTTTTGGCGAAGGTGGGGGGCGAATTTTAGTTTCTGTAGCGTCAGCACAACAAGAAATTTGGGAATCCTACTTACAGGAACATCTGGGGACAGAGTGGCATCAACTGGGTACAGTGACTGATGCAAAGGCAGGTATGGCGATTTTTACCGCTGATAACCAAACCTTAATCAAGGTTAGCATCGAAGATATGAGCGATCGCTATTCCCATGCGATCGCTAGACGTCTAGCCATCCACACCACTACCCCTCAGTCCTGA
- the purF gene encoding amidophosphoribosyltransferase codes for MIPIHSVTSDDLPQQINSLENRPDKPEEACGVFGIYAPGEDVAKLTYFGLYALQHRGQESAGIATFEGTQVHLHKDMGLVSQVFNETILAQLPGNLAVGHNRYSTTGSSRKVNAQPAVVETRLGSLALAHNGNLVNTVQLREELIQSQVNLITTTDSEMIAYAIAQEVNAGLDWLEGAIRAFHRCEGAFSLVVATPDGVMGTRDPNGIRPLVIGILEGNPVRYVLASETCGLDIIGADYLRDVEPGELVWITEQGLASFHWSQQPQRKLCIFEMIYFARPDSLMHNESLYSYRMRLGRRIAQESPVDADMVFGVPDSGIPAAIGFSQVSGVPYAEGLIKNRYVGRTFIQPTQTMRESGIKMKLNPLKDVLFGKRVIIVDDSIVRGTTSRKLVKALRDAGAAEVHMRISSPPVTHPCFYGIDTDTQDQLIAATKSVAEIAKQLEVDSLAYLSWEGMLEETREDTNSFCSACFTGDYPVAIPEQVKRSKLILEKVVV; via the coding sequence ATGATTCCCATTCATTCCGTCACTTCGGATGATCTTCCCCAACAGATCAATAGTCTGGAAAATCGTCCAGACAAGCCAGAAGAAGCTTGCGGTGTTTTTGGTATCTACGCACCCGGAGAAGACGTTGCTAAACTGACCTACTTTGGATTGTATGCCCTCCAGCATCGGGGTCAAGAATCAGCCGGCATTGCCACCTTTGAGGGTACACAAGTACACCTGCACAAAGATATGGGCTTGGTGTCCCAAGTTTTTAATGAAACTATTTTGGCGCAATTGCCTGGTAACCTAGCTGTTGGTCATAATCGTTATTCCACTACCGGTTCTAGCCGCAAAGTTAATGCCCAACCGGCTGTAGTTGAAACCCGCTTGGGTTCGTTAGCACTTGCACACAATGGTAACTTAGTCAATACAGTGCAACTGCGGGAAGAGTTAATTCAGAGCCAAGTTAACTTAATCACGACAACAGACTCAGAAATGATTGCTTATGCGATCGCACAAGAAGTCAACGCAGGTTTAGATTGGTTAGAAGGTGCTATCCGGGCGTTTCACCGCTGCGAAGGAGCCTTTAGCTTAGTTGTAGCTACCCCCGACGGCGTCATGGGAACCCGTGACCCTAATGGCATCCGCCCCTTAGTAATTGGCATATTAGAGGGTAATCCAGTTCGTTACGTTCTTGCTTCGGAAACTTGCGGTTTAGACATTATTGGCGCTGATTACCTGCGGGACGTAGAACCAGGAGAGTTAGTTTGGATCACCGAACAAGGTTTAGCCTCCTTTCACTGGAGTCAACAGCCCCAGCGGAAATTGTGCATCTTTGAAATGATTTACTTTGCCCGTCCTGATAGCCTCATGCACAACGAGAGCTTATATAGTTACCGGATGCGGTTAGGGCGGCGAATAGCACAAGAATCACCCGTAGATGCCGATATGGTTTTTGGTGTTCCTGATTCTGGGATACCTGCTGCCATTGGATTTTCCCAAGTATCCGGTGTTCCCTATGCTGAGGGACTGATAAAAAATCGCTACGTTGGGCGAACCTTTATTCAGCCAACCCAAACCATGCGCGAGTCGGGCATTAAGATGAAACTCAACCCCCTCAAAGATGTGTTGTTCGGTAAAAGAGTGATCATTGTAGATGATTCTATTGTCCGGGGAACCACTAGCAGAAAACTGGTTAAAGCCTTGCGTGACGCCGGTGCAGCGGAAGTACATATGCGAATTTCTTCCCCCCCAGTGACTCACCCTTGCTTTTACGGCATCGATACCGATACCCAAGATCAACTAATTGCTGCCACCAAGTCAGTTGCAGAAATTGCCAAACAACTAGAAGTAGATAGCCTCGCTTATCTCAGTTGGGAAGGAATGCTAGAAGAAACCCGCGAAGACACGAATAGTTTCTGTTCTGCTTGCTTCACTGGTGATTACCCTGTAGCGATTCCTGAACAGGTGAAGCGTTCTAAGTTGATTTTAGAAAAGGTTGTGGTTTAG
- a CDS encoding adenine phosphoribosyltransferase, which yields MDLKSLIRDIPDFPKPGILFRDITTLLRDPEGLRYTIDFLTQKCVESGIQADYIVGMEARGFIFGPPLAYQLGAGFIPVRKRGKLPAAVHTIEYELEYGTDSLEVHQDALQPGSRVLIVDDLIATGGTAIATAKLLQKIGCELVGFGFIIELRDLQGRKYLPDVPIISLIEY from the coding sequence ATGGATTTGAAGTCTCTGATTCGTGACATCCCAGATTTTCCTAAACCCGGAATTTTATTTCGGGATATTACCACCCTACTGCGCGATCCAGAGGGACTGCGCTACACTATTGACTTTTTAACACAAAAGTGTGTTGAATCGGGAATACAGGCAGATTACATCGTGGGGATGGAGGCGCGGGGGTTCATTTTTGGCCCACCTCTGGCTTATCAATTAGGAGCGGGTTTCATTCCTGTCCGCAAAAGAGGTAAGTTACCAGCAGCAGTTCACACGATTGAATACGAACTAGAGTATGGTACAGACAGCTTGGAAGTGCATCAGGATGCTTTACAACCAGGTAGCCGAGTTTTGATTGTGGATGATCTGATCGCTACGGGTGGAACTGCGATCGCCACGGCAAAGTTGCTACAGAAGATTGGCTGCGAATTAGTGGGGTTTGGGTTTATTATCGAGCTGCGGGATTTGCAAGGGCGTAAATATCTGCCGGATGTGCCGATAATCTCTCTAATTGAATATTAA
- a CDS encoding ATP-binding protein, which translates to MITISLRPVGRNWGTISFASTLYLCPILDLLLAEIPAKLQSELRLGLQEALVNAAKHGNNLDPSKLVVVRFSLIDNQYWWIISDQGSGFAPSSDGDSDPTHDLPPDEAESGRGLCLLHQIFDQVEWNRKGTELRLCKQLETRPRLSLRR; encoded by the coding sequence GTGATTACCATTTCCCTCCGTCCAGTTGGACGCAATTGGGGCACAATTAGTTTTGCCTCAACTCTCTATCTTTGTCCAATCTTAGATTTGCTATTGGCAGAGATTCCCGCCAAATTACAATCAGAACTACGGCTAGGGCTTCAAGAAGCCTTAGTTAATGCAGCAAAACATGGCAATAATCTTGACCCTAGTAAACTAGTAGTAGTGCGTTTTTCCTTAATAGATAATCAGTATTGGTGGATCATCTCCGACCAAGGCAGTGGGTTTGCGCCCTCATCAGATGGGGATAGCGATCCCACACACGATCTACCACCAGATGAGGCAGAAAGCGGACGTGGTCTATGTCTTCTCCATCAAATTTTCGATCAAGTAGAGTGGAACCGCAAAGGTACAGAATTAAGGCTTTGTAAGCAACTAGAAACTCGCCCCCGGCTATCTCTGCGGCGGTGA
- a CDS encoding ABC transporter permease, translated as MTSTKISWETNRGWLIKLVTSETFVYVVKRLLQALLTLLLASALSFFIIQLAPGDYVDTLRQNPKISPERIAEIKQQFGLDKSWPEQFGLWLWRILTKGDFGTSFVYQRSVASLLWERVPATLLLAIASLISTWAIAIPLGILAAVNQNKLFDRGLQVISYAGQGLPSFITALALLVFAQITTPLFPVGSMTSVNYTELSWFGQILDIGWHMILPTIALSITSFAGLQRITRGELLDVLRQDYIQTARAKGLPENRVIYVHALRNAINPLITLLGFELAGLLSGAFIAEFYFNWPGLGRLALQALQAQDLYLLMASLIMGAVLLIVGNLIADLLLKAADPRIRLEDLN; from the coding sequence ATGACTTCTACGAAAATTTCTTGGGAAACAAACAGGGGTTGGCTGATTAAGCTGGTCACAAGCGAGACTTTTGTTTATGTGGTGAAGCGGCTGTTGCAGGCGTTGCTGACTTTGTTGTTAGCGTCGGCGTTGTCGTTCTTTATTATTCAACTGGCTCCGGGGGATTATGTAGACACGCTACGGCAAAACCCAAAGATTTCCCCGGAGAGAATTGCGGAAATCAAGCAGCAATTTGGGTTAGATAAGTCTTGGCCAGAGCAGTTTGGGCTGTGGTTGTGGCGAATTTTGACTAAAGGGGATTTTGGCACGAGTTTTGTTTACCAGCGCTCGGTTGCGTCGCTGTTGTGGGAACGGGTACCGGCGACTTTGCTCTTAGCGATCGCATCTTTAATTTCCACATGGGCGATCGCCATTCCTTTAGGTATTCTCGCTGCTGTCAATCAAAATAAGTTATTTGACCGCGGTTTACAGGTGATTAGCTACGCCGGACAAGGGTTACCTAGTTTCATCACTGCCTTAGCGTTGCTGGTCTTTGCCCAAATTACCACGCCTCTGTTTCCAGTAGGGAGCATGACAAGCGTCAATTATACAGAACTGTCATGGTTTGGCCAAATTCTAGATATCGGCTGGCACATGATTTTACCGACTATAGCGCTGTCGATTACCAGTTTTGCTGGTTTGCAACGAATCACTCGCGGCGAATTACTCGATGTTCTACGTCAAGATTACATCCAAACGGCTCGCGCCAAAGGATTGCCAGAAAACCGCGTGATTTATGTTCATGCTCTCCGCAACGCGATTAATCCCTTAATTACCTTATTGGGTTTTGAATTAGCTGGTTTATTAAGTGGTGCATTCATTGCCGAATTTTACTTTAACTGGCCTGGTTTAGGCAGATTAGCTTTACAGGCTTTACAAGCGCAAGATTTATATTTGTTAATGGCTAGCTTGATCATGGGTGCTGTGCTGCTAATTGTCGGTAACTTAATCGCCGACTTGCTGCTAAAAGCTGCTGATCCTCGCATTCGCCTAGAAGATTTAAATTAG
- a CDS encoding Uma2 family endonuclease, with product MNQPTTERVRWTTADLELFPDNGNRYEIIDGELFVTRAPHWNHQKACVKTTTALDNWSQITGLGEVVPAPGIIFGDNDNVIPDVVWVSKEKLAELLDEAGHLTAAPELVIEVLSSGVENEKRDKELKLKLYSSRGVREYWIIDWRRQQVEVYRREQGILKLAATLFKDDELTSPILPGFTCAIASLFT from the coding sequence ATGAACCAGCCGACAACAGAAAGAGTGCGCTGGACAACCGCCGATTTAGAATTGTTTCCCGATAACGGGAATCGCTATGAAATTATCGACGGAGAATTATTTGTGACAAGAGCGCCTCATTGGAATCATCAAAAAGCCTGTGTCAAAACTACCACTGCTTTAGATAATTGGTCACAAATTACAGGTTTGGGAGAAGTCGTACCTGCTCCAGGTATCATTTTTGGCGATAATGATAATGTTATTCCTGATGTTGTCTGGGTTAGTAAGGAAAAATTAGCCGAACTGTTAGATGAAGCGGGACATTTGACGGCTGCACCGGAATTAGTGATAGAGGTGCTATCTTCTGGTGTTGAAAATGAAAAGCGAGATAAAGAACTTAAATTAAAGCTTTACTCATCAAGAGGAGTAAGAGAATATTGGATTATAGATTGGCGTAGACAACAGGTGGAAGTATATAGACGAGAACAAGGGATTTTAAAGTTAGCTGCCACCTTGTTCAAGGATGATGAATTGACATCACCGATTTTACCTGGATTTACTTGCGCGATCGCTTCCTTGTTCACCTAA